A single genomic interval of Nonomuraea rubra harbors:
- a CDS encoding ATP-binding protein, whose amino-acid sequence MGRVRRVRDASLGTQLFVLQMVIVLLAVGGTGGVWAEHTRDQLDELHQQRALAIAQSVAGLPEVRRAFGLARPESVLQPLAMSVQQETGADYVVIANTEQERYAHPNASLIGKRLSTDGSTVLRTGRSWVGTETGTIGTTVRGKAPIRDEYGTVIGLVSVGVLETTVISQVFQALPPLVWTALAVLLAGLALAVLITARVRRQTFGLEPREIAALLEQREGVLHGVKEGVLALDLEGRVTLVNDAARELLGDVGADLTRMPVSERMRDVLGGADPGEDRIVLHGDRVLVLNRTPVWVRGRHRGWVVTLRDRTELIRLARELDDASSATDALRAQAHEFANRMHTVVGLLELGEHEAAIGFITRTTHGAYATGLRERIQDPTLAALLLAKSAEAAERGAELVLAEDSSVPEGLLGDPRDAVLVVGNLVANAIDALDGAQGTIEVSVQADARGLRVRVGDSGPGIAPDLVEEVFREGFTTKAAKAGPRGLGLALTRQVCLRRGGWVRVRNAGGAVFTALLPVRAGTS is encoded by the coding sequence ATGGGCCGGGTGAGACGGGTTCGGGACGCCTCCCTGGGGACGCAGCTGTTCGTCCTCCAGATGGTGATCGTGCTGCTCGCCGTCGGCGGCACCGGAGGCGTGTGGGCCGAGCACACGCGCGACCAGCTCGACGAGCTGCACCAGCAGCGGGCGCTGGCCATCGCGCAGTCGGTGGCCGGGCTGCCCGAGGTCAGGCGGGCATTCGGGCTGGCACGGCCCGAGAGCGTGCTGCAGCCGCTGGCCATGAGCGTGCAGCAGGAGACCGGCGCCGACTACGTGGTGATCGCCAACACCGAGCAGGAGCGCTACGCCCATCCCAACGCCTCCCTGATCGGCAAGCGGCTGTCCACCGACGGCAGCACGGTCCTGCGTACGGGCCGCAGCTGGGTCGGCACCGAGACCGGCACCATCGGCACCACGGTCAGGGGCAAGGCCCCCATCCGCGACGAGTACGGCACGGTCATCGGCCTCGTCTCGGTCGGCGTGCTGGAGACGACGGTCATCAGCCAGGTCTTCCAGGCGCTGCCGCCGCTCGTCTGGACCGCGCTGGCCGTGCTGCTGGCCGGGCTCGCGCTGGCCGTGCTGATCACCGCGCGGGTGCGCAGGCAGACGTTCGGGCTGGAGCCGCGCGAGATCGCCGCGCTGCTGGAGCAGCGCGAGGGGGTGCTGCACGGCGTCAAGGAGGGCGTGCTCGCGCTCGACCTGGAAGGCAGGGTGACCCTGGTCAACGACGCCGCCCGCGAGCTGCTCGGGGACGTGGGCGCGGACCTGACGCGGATGCCGGTCTCCGAGCGCATGCGCGACGTGCTCGGCGGCGCCGACCCCGGTGAGGACCGCATCGTGCTGCACGGCGACCGCGTGCTGGTGCTCAACCGCACCCCCGTCTGGGTACGCGGGCGCCACCGCGGCTGGGTGGTCACCCTGCGGGACCGCACCGAGCTGATCCGGCTGGCCCGCGAGCTGGACGACGCCAGCAGCGCCACCGACGCGCTGCGGGCCCAGGCGCACGAGTTCGCCAACCGCATGCACACCGTGGTCGGCCTGCTGGAGCTGGGCGAGCACGAGGCGGCCATCGGCTTCATCACCCGCACCACCCACGGCGCCTACGCCACCGGCCTGCGCGAGCGCATCCAGGACCCCACGCTCGCCGCCCTGCTGCTGGCCAAGTCCGCCGAGGCGGCCGAGCGCGGGGCCGAGCTCGTGCTCGCCGAGGACTCCTCGGTGCCCGAGGGCCTGCTCGGCGATCCCCGCGACGCGGTCCTCGTGGTCGGCAACCTGGTCGCCAACGCCATCGACGCGCTCGACGGCGCGCAGGGCACGATCGAGGTCTCGGTGCAGGCCGACGCGCGCGGGCTGCGCGTACGGGTCGGCGACTCCGGGCCCGGCATCGCGCCCGACCTGGTGGAGGAGGTCTTCAGGGAGGGGTTCACGACGAAGGCCGCGAAGGCGGGGCCGCGCGGGCTCGGGCTGGCGCTGACCCGGCAGGTGTGCCTGCGCAGGGGCGGCTGGGTGCGCGTGCGGAACGCGGGCGGGGCGGTCTTCACCGCGCTGCTCCCGGTGCGGGCGGGCACCTCGTGA
- a CDS encoding response regulator, with protein sequence MIRVLVVDDDFMVARIHSGYVSRVPGFSVVSVAHSGADALAAAAVLRPDLVLLDIYLPDMSGLDVLKALHDVDVLMVSAARDVPTVREAMRGGAVNYLIKPFTAAALAERLRQYADTRNRLTSIGPEARQDDVDRLFGTPKTAVPMPKGLSAATCALVADTLREAGRDLSAAEAAELTGLSRVSARRYLEHLCAAGQAEFRPRYGTAGRPEHRYRWLG encoded by the coding sequence GTGATCCGCGTGCTGGTCGTCGACGACGACTTCATGGTCGCCCGCATCCACAGCGGCTACGTGAGCAGGGTGCCGGGCTTCAGCGTGGTCTCCGTCGCGCACAGCGGCGCCGACGCGCTGGCGGCGGCCGCCGTGCTGCGGCCCGACCTCGTGCTGCTCGACATCTACCTGCCCGACATGTCCGGCCTGGACGTGCTCAAGGCGCTGCACGACGTGGACGTCCTCATGGTCAGCGCCGCCCGCGACGTGCCCACCGTCAGGGAGGCCATGCGGGGCGGCGCGGTCAACTACCTCATCAAGCCGTTCACCGCCGCCGCCCTGGCCGAGCGCCTCCGGCAGTACGCCGACACCCGCAACCGCCTGACCTCCATCGGCCCCGAGGCCCGCCAGGACGACGTGGACCGGCTCTTCGGCACGCCCAAGACCGCCGTCCCCATGCCGAAAGGGTTGTCGGCGGCCACCTGCGCGCTGGTCGCCGATACCCTCCGGGAAGCGGGCCGCGACCTGTCAGCCGCCGAGGCTGCCGAGCTCACGGGCCTGTCGCGGGTCAGCGCCCGCCGCTATCTGGAACACCTGTGCGCGGCGGGGCAGGCCGAGTTCCGGCCGCGTTACGGCACGGCCGGTCGGCCGGAACATCGCTACCGGTGGCTAGGTTGA
- a CDS encoding VanW family protein, translated as MRNAGPIESPTDPFASVPLPTSAVTRRPRIEGLPPGVSREIFGPPEKQEPQPAQGPSAPGGPSGKGTLPPVPPAQPWPMAAEKEPAGRPATAFGTPERPSPFEPEPPRRRRLLPGLIVFVLVLAALAYVVPAVLMSGSVLRGTRVAGVDIGGLTVTQAADKLRSELGAKLSKPVVADIGGKKDTIQPDEAGLELDVVATIGQAPSGFPSPAEVWRGLVGTTELQPRISVDSSQLTRTVEGLAESIDKPAVEGRVTFSGLQPRARRPEDGVLLDRDDAVRRVSQTFLNGGGPVVLTLRPAKPTTTPEAVTAAVAKAKAAVAAPLTLTLDDKQVQIPPAMIAANLTFNADGDGALVPQFDAERVLASVESGLVDAAQQPRDASYEIVNGKPVLVAARAGRGVNDKLLARDAEKVFAEGGERTIPVRLGTVAPAVDTTQIQGLGIKELVSEFTTTFDCCQPRVKNIERMAQEVDGYLVKPGETFSINEVVGERTVEDGYVEAGQIVGGRMVNIVGGGGSQFATTMYNAAFFGGFDDVEHQPMDYYAPRYPAGRDVALLYPDLDLKWRNDSETGVLIKTTVTGTTVTVALWGTKRYDRVEAVESERRDLTPFRRETSAAAGCLPTVGEQGFTIDVTRVFHQDGKVVKKDKKLTTKYRPQTQTTCTAVSQ; from the coding sequence GTGCGAAACGCCGGACCGATCGAATCACCGACCGACCCGTTCGCCTCGGTGCCCTTACCGACGTCGGCTGTCACCAGAAGACCGCGGATCGAAGGACTGCCTCCGGGCGTCTCCCGGGAGATCTTCGGCCCGCCGGAGAAGCAGGAGCCACAGCCGGCCCAGGGTCCGAGCGCCCCGGGCGGTCCGTCGGGCAAGGGCACGCTGCCACCGGTGCCGCCCGCGCAGCCCTGGCCCATGGCCGCGGAGAAGGAGCCGGCGGGCCGGCCCGCCACCGCGTTCGGCACGCCGGAACGGCCCTCGCCGTTCGAGCCAGAGCCGCCCCGGCGCCGCCGGCTGCTGCCGGGCCTCATCGTGTTCGTGCTGGTGCTGGCGGCTCTGGCGTACGTGGTGCCGGCCGTGCTCATGTCCGGCTCCGTCCTGCGCGGCACGCGCGTGGCCGGCGTGGACATCGGCGGGCTGACCGTGACGCAGGCGGCCGACAAGCTCCGCAGCGAACTGGGCGCCAAGCTCAGCAAGCCCGTCGTGGCCGACATCGGCGGGAAGAAGGACACCATCCAGCCCGACGAGGCCGGGCTCGAGCTCGACGTGGTCGCCACCATCGGGCAGGCGCCCAGCGGGTTCCCCAGCCCGGCGGAGGTGTGGCGGGGGCTGGTCGGCACGACCGAGCTCCAGCCCAGGATCAGCGTCGACTCCTCCCAGCTCACCAGGACCGTCGAGGGGCTGGCGGAGAGCATCGACAAGCCCGCCGTCGAGGGCCGGGTGACCTTCTCGGGGCTGCAGCCCAGGGCCCGCCGCCCCGAGGACGGGGTGCTGCTCGACCGGGACGACGCCGTACGCAGGGTCAGCCAGACCTTCCTGAACGGCGGCGGCCCCGTCGTCCTCACGCTCAGGCCCGCCAAGCCCACCACCACCCCCGAGGCCGTCACCGCGGCGGTGGCCAAGGCCAAGGCCGCCGTGGCCGCCCCCCTGACGCTGACGCTCGACGACAAGCAGGTGCAGATCCCGCCGGCCATGATCGCGGCGAACCTCACCTTCAACGCCGACGGGGACGGCGCGCTCGTGCCCCAGTTCGACGCCGAGCGGGTGCTGGCCTCCGTCGAGAGCGGCCTGGTTGACGCGGCGCAGCAGCCGCGGGACGCCTCGTACGAGATCGTGAACGGCAAGCCCGTCCTGGTGGCAGCCCGCGCAGGCCGTGGGGTCAACGACAAGCTGCTGGCCAGGGACGCGGAGAAGGTGTTCGCCGAGGGCGGGGAGCGCACGATCCCGGTCCGGCTCGGCACCGTCGCGCCCGCCGTGGACACCACGCAGATCCAGGGCCTCGGCATCAAGGAGCTGGTCAGCGAGTTCACCACGACGTTCGACTGCTGCCAGCCCCGGGTGAAGAACATCGAGCGGATGGCGCAGGAGGTCGACGGGTACCTCGTCAAGCCGGGGGAGACGTTCTCCATCAACGAGGTGGTCGGCGAGCGGACGGTCGAGGACGGGTACGTCGAGGCCGGGCAGATCGTCGGCGGCCGGATGGTGAACATCGTCGGCGGCGGCGGCTCGCAGTTCGCGACCACCATGTACAACGCGGCGTTCTTCGGCGGGTTCGACGACGTGGAGCACCAGCCGATGGACTACTACGCGCCGCGCTACCCGGCAGGCAGGGACGTCGCGCTGCTGTACCCGGACCTGGACCTGAAGTGGCGCAACGACTCCGAGACCGGGGTGCTGATCAAGACCACGGTCACCGGCACGACGGTGACGGTGGCGCTGTGGGGCACCAAGCGGTACGACCGGGTGGAGGCCGTGGAGTCGGAGCGGCGGGACCTGACCCCGTTCCGGCGGGAGACCAGCGCGGCGGCCGGTTGCCTGCCGACGGTGGGGGAGCAGGGGTTCACGATCGATGTGACCCGGGTGTTCCACCAGGACGGCAAGGTGGTCAAGAAGGACAAGAAGCTGACCACCAAGTACCGGCCGCAGACCCAGACGACCTGCACCGCCGTGTCCCAGTAA
- a CDS encoding PQQ-dependent sugar dehydrogenase: MRKLWTIMLLTALTACSGLTACSSRGGEVRPTAAVSVGDAPSAPEDVATGLAVPWGIAFLPGGDAVVTERDTARVLRVTPTGQVTELAKIEDARPDGEGGLMGVATKEDQVFLYYTAEQDNRIVRYRLTDGGLTDQQLLVQSIPKGGIHNGGRLAFGPDGFLYATTGETGDRDLAQRRDSLGGKILRMTVDGAPAPGNPFGTLVYSYGHRNVQGLAWDGSGRLYASEFGANTYDEVNRIEPGGNYGWPDVEGRGSDQSYINPILTWPTEDASPSGLAYANGSLWMAALRGARLWQIPLGEDGSAGTPVAHFADRYGRLRAVATAPDGKLWIGTSNKDGRGNPRPGDDRLMSLTPS, translated from the coding sequence ATGAGGAAGCTCTGGACGATCATGCTACTGACCGCACTCACGGCATGCTCCGGGCTCACGGCCTGCTCCAGCCGCGGCGGAGAGGTGCGCCCCACGGCGGCCGTGTCGGTGGGCGACGCCCCGAGTGCCCCCGAGGACGTGGCGACCGGGCTGGCCGTGCCGTGGGGGATCGCGTTCCTGCCCGGCGGGGACGCCGTGGTCACCGAACGCGACACGGCCCGGGTGCTCCGGGTCACCCCGACCGGCCAGGTGACCGAACTGGCCAAGATCGAGGACGCCAGGCCCGACGGCGAGGGCGGCCTCATGGGCGTGGCCACCAAGGAGGACCAGGTCTTCCTCTACTACACCGCCGAGCAGGACAACCGGATCGTCCGCTACCGGCTCACCGACGGCGGCCTCACCGACCAGCAGCTCCTGGTGCAGAGCATCCCCAAGGGCGGCATCCACAACGGCGGCCGGCTCGCCTTCGGCCCCGACGGCTTCCTGTACGCCACCACCGGCGAGACCGGTGACCGCGACCTGGCCCAGCGGCGCGACTCGCTCGGGGGCAAGATCCTGCGCATGACCGTGGACGGGGCGCCCGCGCCCGGCAACCCGTTCGGCACGCTGGTCTACAGCTACGGCCACCGCAACGTCCAGGGCCTGGCCTGGGACGGCTCAGGCCGCCTGTACGCCTCGGAGTTCGGCGCGAACACCTACGACGAGGTCAACCGGATCGAGCCGGGAGGCAACTACGGGTGGCCGGACGTCGAGGGCCGGGGCAGCGACCAGAGCTACATCAACCCCATCCTCACCTGGCCCACGGAGGACGCCTCACCGTCGGGCCTGGCGTACGCGAACGGGTCCCTGTGGATGGCGGCCCTGAGGGGGGCGCGCCTGTGGCAGATCCCGCTGGGCGAGGACGGCTCCGCCGGCACCCCGGTGGCCCACTTCGCCGACCGCTACGGCCGGCTCCGCGCGGTCGCCACCGCCCCGGACGGCAAGCTGTGGATCGGCACCAGCAACAAGGACGGCCGCGGCAACCCCCGGCCAGGCGACGACCGCCTCATGTCCCTGACCCCGTCCTGA
- a CDS encoding 2-hydroxyacid dehydrogenase has translation MKTWVPSDSVADVLSELPGVECAVYDGTSAMPDGVEDVEVWIPPLVTVPDVPGTLARMSSLRLLQTVTAGVEPYRPHVPEGAVLCNARGVHEAGTAEWAVGAMIAVLREFPGFVDAQRRGEWTYHHTGVLADSTVLIVGYGSIGTALERRLDGFEVEIVRVARSARDGVHAMDELPALLPEADVVVLLVPATAATAGMVDAAFLARMKDGAVLVNAARGGVVDTDALVAELKTGRLRAALDVTAPEPLPEGHPLWSAPGVLITPHVAGSTPASVRRTLRLVRAQVERYLAGAPLENVITDSY, from the coding sequence ATGAAGACCTGGGTTCCGTCCGATTCGGTGGCCGATGTACTGTCCGAGCTTCCCGGCGTCGAATGTGCCGTCTATGACGGCACGTCCGCGATGCCGGATGGGGTGGAGGATGTGGAGGTGTGGATCCCCCCGTTGGTCACCGTGCCCGACGTGCCGGGGACCCTGGCCAGGATGAGCTCGCTGCGGCTGCTGCAGACCGTGACCGCGGGCGTGGAGCCGTACCGGCCGCACGTGCCCGAGGGCGCGGTGTTGTGCAACGCGCGCGGCGTGCACGAGGCGGGCACCGCCGAGTGGGCGGTGGGCGCCATGATCGCGGTGCTCAGGGAGTTCCCGGGATTCGTGGACGCGCAGCGCAGGGGTGAGTGGACCTACCACCACACCGGCGTGCTGGCCGACTCGACCGTGCTGATCGTCGGGTACGGCTCCATCGGCACCGCGCTGGAGCGGCGCCTCGACGGGTTCGAGGTGGAGATCGTCCGCGTGGCCAGGAGCGCCCGCGACGGCGTGCACGCCATGGACGAGCTGCCCGCGCTGCTGCCGGAGGCGGACGTGGTCGTGCTGCTCGTGCCCGCCACCGCCGCCACGGCAGGGATGGTCGACGCCGCGTTCCTGGCCCGGATGAAGGACGGCGCCGTGCTGGTGAACGCCGCCAGGGGCGGGGTCGTCGACACCGACGCGCTGGTCGCCGAGCTCAAGACCGGCCGGCTGCGCGCCGCCCTCGACGTGACCGCCCCCGAGCCGCTGCCCGAAGGTCACCCTCTGTGGAGCGCGCCGGGCGTGCTGATCACCCCGCACGTGGCCGGCAGCACCCCCGCCTCCGTACGGCGCACGCTCCGGCTCGTCCGCGCCCAGGTGGAGAGATACCTGGCCGGCGCGCCGTTGGAGAACGTCATCACCGACTCGTACTGA
- a CDS encoding putative bifunctional diguanylate cyclase/phosphodiesterase, with amino-acid sequence MIRWRDPRVPPAAAAAAGAMAFAAALLTESPALVTGAVAGGIAALIAAASLLIASVKQAATHRPAAMGARWMGGGAIIWTAGVALRPFTESFVDSFADMFMLLGTVITASGALVAADRRFPARAALRHLTDAYLCAASLFLIGWMVALRHVYAETADAAVFTLVMLPPLVGLLVTFAVIPSVLTSRSSSWLLGLAGVGALAAMTVAGMSTAVARLMDAEPQLWGVMLAPVAFLLLAAVPWGPRVKPANRPAVGHVVALVPLALVAVAAGTLLVHQAGGRTGPPVTGVVVLGVSVVLLLLVRLFVVSATNARLRGLVKLSERQLRDLAESTGDVVFTCDYEGVVREIGAGVEVTYGYSQEELVGGSIFDYIHPEDVPGIQVAMRAMNLEEDNTAPGACLIACRVRAADGTWRPTESVATRRAGGEDLMLVTTRDVSDEEALRNQVAHLTFHDGVTGLPNRAYFEERTREVLSGRTANVAVIFLDLDGFTSVNDSVGHASGDYLLGQAARRLRGAVRADDTLARWGGDEFAVLVETGGDAQLAVDLAERLVRAVSQEPFRVADRDVALTASVGVAFAEDDVPAGDLMRNADVAMARSKELGGRRVEVFAAQMHADVMRRLELAADLQRALIEQQFAIEYQPVVDLATSRVTAVEALVRWWRGSVFVPPEQFLGAAEDTGLIVPLSEWILREACREVAAWRASSWDIGLSLNLSARQIMAPRFVETVEEALTESGLPASVLTLEVIEEMLVEDAEETIKRLSELRALGVRLAIDDFGTGYASLAFLRQLPVDMIKIDPSFVSGLGKDDTLTLLTRTIVRLGHDLGLIVVAEGIERPEQLELLKQMGCTRGQGFLVARPMAARGVDSLMRTSLTV; translated from the coding sequence GTGATCCGCTGGCGTGATCCCCGGGTGCCGCCGGCCGCCGCCGCGGCGGCCGGCGCGATGGCGTTCGCCGCCGCCCTCCTGACGGAGAGCCCGGCCTTGGTCACCGGAGCGGTCGCCGGAGGGATCGCGGCGCTGATCGCCGCCGCCTCCTTGCTGATCGCCTCGGTGAAGCAGGCGGCCACGCACCGCCCGGCCGCGATGGGCGCGCGCTGGATGGGCGGCGGCGCCATCATCTGGACCGCCGGGGTGGCGCTGCGGCCGTTCACCGAGAGCTTCGTCGACAGCTTCGCGGACATGTTCATGCTGCTCGGCACGGTCATCACGGCGAGCGGCGCGCTGGTGGCCGCCGACCGCAGGTTCCCGGCCAGGGCCGCTTTACGGCATCTCACCGACGCCTACCTGTGCGCGGCCTCGCTCTTCCTGATCGGCTGGATGGTGGCGTTGCGCCACGTCTACGCCGAGACGGCCGACGCGGCCGTGTTCACGCTGGTCATGCTGCCGCCGCTGGTGGGGCTGCTGGTGACGTTCGCCGTGATCCCGTCGGTGCTGACCAGCAGGTCGTCGTCCTGGCTGCTCGGCCTGGCGGGCGTGGGCGCGCTGGCCGCGATGACCGTGGCCGGGATGTCCACGGCGGTGGCCCGGCTGATGGACGCCGAGCCGCAGCTCTGGGGCGTGATGCTCGCGCCTGTCGCGTTCCTGCTGCTGGCCGCGGTCCCGTGGGGGCCGCGGGTCAAGCCGGCGAACCGGCCGGCGGTCGGCCACGTGGTCGCGCTCGTGCCCCTGGCGCTGGTGGCCGTGGCCGCCGGCACGCTGCTCGTGCACCAGGCGGGCGGGCGCACCGGGCCGCCCGTCACCGGCGTCGTGGTGCTCGGGGTCTCCGTGGTGCTGCTCCTGCTGGTGCGGCTGTTCGTGGTCTCGGCGACGAACGCGCGCCTGCGCGGCCTGGTCAAGCTGAGCGAGCGCCAGCTCAGGGACCTGGCGGAGAGCACCGGCGACGTGGTGTTCACCTGCGACTACGAGGGTGTCGTACGCGAGATCGGCGCGGGCGTCGAGGTCACGTACGGCTACAGCCAGGAGGAGCTGGTCGGCGGGTCGATCTTCGACTACATCCACCCCGAGGACGTGCCGGGCATCCAGGTGGCCATGCGCGCGATGAACCTCGAGGAGGACAACACCGCGCCCGGAGCCTGCCTGATCGCCTGCCGCGTCCGCGCGGCCGACGGCACCTGGCGCCCCACCGAGTCCGTGGCCACCCGCCGGGCCGGTGGCGAGGACCTGATGCTCGTGACGACCAGGGACGTCAGCGACGAGGAGGCGCTGCGCAACCAGGTCGCCCACCTGACCTTCCACGACGGCGTCACCGGGCTGCCCAACCGCGCCTACTTCGAGGAGCGCACCCGCGAGGTGCTGTCGGGCCGCACGGCGAACGTCGCGGTGATCTTCCTCGATCTCGACGGGTTCACCTCGGTCAACGACTCGGTCGGGCACGCCAGCGGCGACTACCTGCTCGGGCAGGCGGCCCGCCGGCTGCGCGGCGCCGTACGCGCCGACGACACGCTGGCCCGGTGGGGCGGCGACGAGTTCGCGGTGCTCGTGGAGACCGGCGGCGACGCGCAGCTCGCGGTGGACCTGGCCGAGCGGCTGGTGCGCGCGGTCTCGCAGGAGCCGTTCCGGGTCGCCGACCGCGACGTGGCGCTGACCGCGAGCGTGGGCGTCGCCTTCGCCGAGGACGACGTGCCGGCGGGCGACCTCATGCGCAACGCCGACGTGGCCATGGCGCGCTCCAAGGAGCTGGGCGGGCGGCGCGTGGAGGTGTTCGCCGCGCAGATGCACGCCGACGTGATGCGCCGCCTGGAGCTGGCGGCCGACCTGCAGCGGGCGCTGATCGAGCAGCAGTTCGCGATCGAGTACCAGCCGGTGGTGGACCTGGCGACCTCCCGGGTGACCGCGGTGGAGGCGCTGGTGCGGTGGTGGCGCGGGTCGGTGTTCGTGCCGCCGGAGCAGTTCCTCGGCGCGGCCGAGGACACCGGGCTGATCGTGCCGCTGAGCGAGTGGATCCTGCGCGAGGCGTGCCGCGAGGTGGCCGCCTGGCGGGCCTCGTCCTGGGACATCGGGCTGTCGCTGAACCTGTCGGCACGCCAGATCATGGCGCCCAGGTTCGTCGAGACGGTCGAGGAGGCGCTGACCGAGAGCGGGCTGCCCGCCTCCGTGCTCACCCTCGAAGTGATCGAGGAGATGCTGGTCGAGGACGCCGAGGAGACGATCAAGCGGCTGTCGGAGCTGCGGGCGCTCGGCGTGCGGCTGGCGATCGACGACTTCGGCACCGGTTACGCCTCGCTGGCCTTCCTCAGGCAGCTGCCCGTGGACATGATCAAGATCGATCCGTCGTTCGTCTCGGGGCTCGGCAAGGACGACACGCTGACCCTGCTCACGCGCACGATCGTGCGACTCGGGCACGACCTCGGGCTTATCGTGGTGGCCGAGGGGATCGAGCGTCCCGAGCAGCTCGAACTGCTCAAGCAGATGGGCTGCACGAGGGGGCAGGGCTTCCTGGTGGCGCGGCCGATGGCGGCGCGCGGGGTCGACTCGCTGATGCGTACGAGTCTCACGGTTTGA
- a CDS encoding acetolactate synthase large subunit, with product MTERMTGAQALVRALEHVGVDTVFGIPGGAILPAYDPLYDSTKVRHVLVRHEQGAGHAAEGYAQATGKVGVCMATSGPGATNLVTPIADAFMDSVPIVAITGQVASPMIGTDAFQEADISGITMPITKHNFLVTDAGDIARTIMEAFHIASTGRPGPVLVDISKDALQAETTFSWPPTMQLPGYRPVTRPHSKQIREAAKLIAESRRPVLYVGGGVHKAHASAELLQLAELTNIPVITTLMARGTFPDSHPQHMGMPGMHGSVSAVGALQQSDLIIGLGVRFDDRVTGDLSSFAPYAKVVHADIDPAEISKNRHADVPIVGDCKEVITDLVAAVQASGQKGDYDEWWTTLNGYKQTYPLGYETFDDGSLAPQYVMERLSAIAGPDAYYVAGVGQHQMWASQFIDYENPGTFINSGGAGTMGFAVPAAMGAKMGCPEATVWAIDGDGCFQMTNQELATCALEGVPIKIAVINNGNLGMVRQWQTLFYEERYSNTNLQAPRRIPDFVKLAEAYGCVGLRCERPEDVDAVIKKAMEINDVPVVVDFVVHEDAMVWPMVAAGTSNDDIKIARDMAPRWENEDE from the coding sequence ATGACCGAACGGATGACAGGTGCACAGGCCCTGGTCAGGGCGCTGGAGCACGTTGGAGTCGACACAGTGTTCGGGATCCCGGGCGGTGCCATTCTGCCGGCCTACGATCCTCTCTACGACTCGACCAAGGTCCGGCACGTGCTCGTACGGCACGAGCAGGGCGCAGGTCACGCGGCCGAGGGCTACGCGCAGGCCACGGGCAAGGTCGGGGTGTGCATGGCGACCAGCGGTCCCGGCGCCACCAACCTGGTGACCCCGATTGCCGACGCCTTCATGGACTCGGTGCCGATCGTGGCGATCACCGGGCAGGTGGCCTCGCCGATGATCGGCACGGACGCCTTCCAGGAGGCCGACATCTCCGGCATCACCATGCCGATCACGAAGCACAACTTCCTGGTCACCGACGCCGGTGACATCGCCCGTACGATCATGGAGGCGTTCCACATCGCCTCCACCGGCCGTCCCGGGCCGGTCCTGGTGGACATCTCGAAGGACGCGCTGCAGGCCGAGACCACGTTCAGCTGGCCGCCCACCATGCAGCTCCCGGGCTACCGCCCGGTCACCAGGCCGCACTCCAAGCAGATCCGCGAGGCCGCCAAGCTGATCGCCGAGTCCAGGCGGCCGGTCCTGTACGTCGGCGGCGGCGTCCACAAGGCGCACGCCTCCGCCGAGCTGCTGCAGCTCGCCGAGCTGACGAACATCCCGGTCATCACCACCCTGATGGCCCGCGGCACGTTCCCCGACAGCCACCCGCAGCACATGGGCATGCCCGGCATGCACGGCAGCGTCTCCGCCGTGGGCGCGCTGCAGCAGTCGGACCTGATCATCGGCCTGGGCGTGCGCTTCGACGACCGGGTGACCGGTGACCTGTCGTCGTTCGCCCCGTACGCGAAGGTCGTGCACGCCGACATCGACCCGGCCGAGATCTCCAAGAACCGCCACGCCGACGTGCCGATCGTGGGCGACTGCAAGGAGGTCATCACCGACCTCGTCGCCGCCGTCCAGGCGTCCGGCCAGAAGGGCGACTACGACGAGTGGTGGACGACCCTCAACGGCTACAAGCAGACCTACCCGCTCGGGTACGAGACGTTCGACGACGGCTCGCTGGCCCCGCAGTACGTCATGGAGCGGCTGAGCGCGATCGCCGGCCCCGACGCCTACTACGTGGCCGGGGTCGGGCAGCACCAGATGTGGGCCTCGCAGTTCATCGACTACGAGAACCCGGGCACGTTCATCAACTCCGGCGGCGCGGGCACGATGGGCTTCGCCGTGCCGGCCGCGATGGGCGCCAAGATGGGCTGCCCCGAGGCCACCGTGTGGGCCATCGACGGCGACGGCTGCTTCCAGATGACCAACCAGGAGCTGGCCACCTGCGCCCTGGAGGGCGTGCCGATCAAGATCGCCGTCATCAACAACGGTAACCTCGGCATGGTCCGCCAGTGGCAGACGCTGTTCTACGAGGAGCGCTACTCCAACACCAACCTGCAGGCCCCCCGCCGCATCCCTGACTTCGTCAAGCTCGCGGAGGCCTATGGTTGTGTGGGCCTGCGGTGCGAGCGTCCCGAGGACGTGGATGCCGTGATCAAGAAGGCCATGGAGATCAACGACGTGCCTGTCGTGGTCGACTTCGTCGTCCACGAGGACGCCATGGTCTGGCCCATGGTCGCGGCGGGCACCAGCAACGACGACATCAAGATCGCCCGTGACATGGCGCCGAGGTGGGAGAACGAGGATGAGTAG